The genomic stretch TCCTTTCCGCAGGAACGGCTTGCGGTATAAAAAAGTCAAATAAAAAAGACATTGCGCTTATCTATACCCCGCACATTGCTTCGGCCGCGGCGGTGTTCACGACAAATAAAGTCAAAGCAGCTCCGATACTTGTTTCTCAAAAAAATATCAAAGGGGGAAAAGCACATGCGGTAATAGTGAACTCCGGCAACGCGAACGCGTGCACGGGCAGGCAGGGAATGAAAGATGCCTGGGAGATGATAAATCAGACCGCCGCGGCGATGAAGATACTACCTTCCCATGTCCTGGTAGCGTCTACCGGAATAATAGGCGTTCCTCTTCCGACGAAGAACATCTCATCCGGTATCTGGACTGTATCAAGGATGATAAAAAGGCATGATCCTGGTGACGCGGCCGAGGCGATCATGACGACAGATACCAGGAAAAAAAGCGTGGCCGTAGAGCTCGTATTCGGAAAGAACAGGAGAGTAAGGATAGGAGGGATCGCGAAAGGCTCCGGAATGATATGCCCTGACATGGCGACGATGATAGCGGTACTGACAACGGACGCGCTCATCGGTCCAAAACCGCTTCAAAAAGCGCTGAAAGAAGCGGTCAGCGATTCTTTCAACATGCTGACCGTTGACAATGATATGAGCACCAACGACTGCGTATTCATTTTAGCCAACGGGCAGAGCGAGAAAGTGACCACGGGTAAAAAGTTCGAGCAATTTGTCAGCGCGTTGAAATATGTCTGCTGCTGCCTTGCAAAAGAGATCGCGCGGGACGGGGAAGGCGCGACAAAACTCATCACGATCAATGTCACGGGAGCACGATCAAAGGAGGACGCGAGAAAGACGGCAAAATCCATTGCGGGTTCCAGCCTTTTTAAATGTGCTGTGTTCGGCACGGACCCGAATTTCGGCAGGATCCTTGCGGCTGCAGGATACTCGGGTGCCGGAATTGATCCCGACAGGATAGAAGTGGACATTGAAGGCGTAAAACTTGTGAAAAATGGCGTGCCGCTCAGGTTTGACGCGCAAAAAGCTGTCGGATGCCTGAAAAAAGATAAAGTCATAATAAATGTGGACCTTAATCAGGGAAAATACAGCGCGACGGCATGGGGCTGCGACATGACGGAAGGTTATATAAAAATAAACGCGCACTATCATACATAGGGAGAGGATCATGTTTGAAAAGCTGATCAAAAGGGCCGAGGTCGTAATAGAAGCGCTTCCGTACCTTCGAAAGTTCTACGGGAAGACGATCGTGATAAAATACGGCGGCAACGCGATGCTTGAAAAGGAACTGAAGGCAAAAGTGGTGCAGGACGTCATCCTGCTCAGGTATGTCGGGATGAACCCTGTCCTGATACATGGCGGCGGTCCGGAAATAAGCAAAGAACTGAAGAAAAAAAAGATCGAGACAAAATTCCTCGAAGGGCTGCGCATCACTGACGAAAAGACCATGGAAGTGGTCGAAAAAGTACTCACGAGGGTGAATTCAAAGATCGTCGCTTTACTAAACAAGGGCGGCCGTATAGCAAGAGGCATCTCCGGGAAAAAAGGGAAAATAATCAGGGCAAGAAAGCATGTCTTTTTCAGGAACAAGCAGAAGATAGACATCGGGTTCGTGGGCGACGTCACGAAAATTGACGCAAAGGCCCTGCGGCAGATGATCACAAAAGGGGCGATCCCCGTCATCTCATCGATCGGATTTGACGGAAAAGGCAGGGTCTACAACATAAACGCGGATTCAGTCGCGGCGGAGATAGCCGCGGCTCTCGGAGCCTCAAAGCTTATACTTCTTACGAATGTTATGGGGGTACTTGATAAGAACGGCAGGCTGATATCACAGATAAACGCTTCAAGGACGAGAAGGCTGATAAAAAAGGGTGTCATCTCCGGCGGCATGATACCAAAGGTCAAGTGCGGGCTGTTCGCGCTTAAAAAAGGCGTCGAAAAAGTCCATATCCTTGACGGGCGCGTCCCGCATGCCATTCTTCTGGAACTCTTTACCGATTTCGGTATCGGGACCATGGTGGAAAGATAAATACGGCCACTGCCTACATTAATATACAAGTTATGTCGGCAATACCTCGATATATATAAATGAGTATATAAAATTATGGAAATATCACGCATAGGAGCAGTGGGCGCGAGCCCTGTATCGTCTGCCCTTCCGTTCAAGGTGGGAATGCCGGGAGAACATATACCCGTCCATACACCCGCGGGGATGGAGATCAGGCAGAGGATATTTCGTGGTTTCGGTATAGAGGTCCTTGACAGCGATGTCAGGTTCTCAAAAGCAGAACTCATTATGATCGAAAAGATCCTTTTGGACCTCAGAAAAAAGAAAAAAAACCATCTTCTTGGCGTCAAAGAGATCGTGAAGAACAAAGAAATGAGAGTAAGGCTTTTGAATAACGCTCTGATACATGCCGGCGGGGCTTATGTGGCCGAACAAAAGCGCATATATCTTTTTGACGAGCTTCCTCAGGAAGAGATCCAGGAAGTCCTTGTCCACGAGATCGGGCACGCGGTAAACCATTTCAATCTTTCTTTCGAAAGGTTCATGGACTTTGTAAGGCAGAGCGGCTGGAACATGACCGAGATGAGAAGGGTGTTCTTCAACAGCAACCGGATGTACCAGTTCGGCGTGAAACCCCTGGAGATACCGAAGGACAAATGGGGGAACGTCTGGAACCGCTTCAGCCTGAACTCTCTCTCGAAGGACCAGGATACTTTCGGAGAGATATTTTTGCAGCTGCCGAGGAACACCGGCGCTCCGTGGGACAAGAACCCCCTTGAAAAGTTCGCGTGGGCTTACGAGTGGTTCTACGATAAAAAGGACAGGTTCAAGCTGATCGCCGAAAAAGCAAAAGAAGAAGGAGACCCCACTTTGAGCGAAGCTTTCAAATTCATGGAAAAAGAAGTCTTTTCGGACGAAGAACAAAAAAATTAAGATCCATGCCGAATATCCTATCTCCAAAATCGGAAATGCTACAATATCCTCATGATAATCAAGACCGATCAGGACACGATAAGACCATTCCTCGAGGATGCTTCAGGCCTGACCGGAGCGCACACGGATAAAGTATTCCTTGCAGAAAATACCGGAGAAGTTTCCGAATTGTTAAAAGAATGCTCTTCAAAAAATATTACCGTTACTGTCTCCGGCGGGGGCACGGGCGTGACAGGAGGCAGGCTTCCGTTTGAAGGAGTCGTTCTCGCGACGGACAGATTGAACAGAATACTTGACCTTAAGCCTGGCTCGATAGTTGTCCAGTCCGGCGTGCCGATAACGGAAATTCATAAAGCAGCCGGTTCTATCGGATATTTTTACCCTCCGGACGCTACGGAATGGACGGCTTTTATCGGGGGGAATATTGCCACAAACGCTTCGGGAGCGAGGACGTTTAAATACGGGGCGACGAGAAAATATATAAAGAGGATAAAAGTTGTCCTGAGTAATGGAGATATTATCGATGTCGAAAGAGGCAGACTATTAGCAAAGAGTAATATTCTCGAAATCCGAAATACGAAATCCGAAATTCGAAACAAATTCGAAATCCCAAATTATAAAATCCCAAATATAAAAAATGCGGCGGGGTATTATTCCAGGAAGAACATGGACCTGATCGATCTGTTCATCGGAAGCGAAGGCACTCTCGGAGTGATCGCTGAAGCGGAATTAAGTTTGCTGAAAAAAGAGGGGTTTGTTTTCGCCTGTTTTTCATTCTTCAACAGATTGAACGACGCGCTCAACTTTGTGGCCGAAGCGAAAAAATGCGATGCGCTCGCGATAGAATTCTTTGATGCCAGGGCTCTGGACCTCTTGCGGACAAAATATCTTAACATGCCGAAAGCCGCTGCCTGCGTGTTCTTTGAGGAAGAGATCACTACGGAAAAAGAAAAAGATTATCTTGAAAGATGGGGAAACCTGCTGGAAAAACACAATGTATCTTTGGACGACGTCTGGACATCGGAGACTCCCGAAAAAGCGCAGGAGTTCAAGGATATGAGACATTCTGTCCCCGAGCTTGTGAACGAGATCGTAAAGAAAAGAGGCTTTCCGAAACTGGGGACGGATATTGCCGTGCCGGACAGGGCTTTTGCCGAAATGTTCGGTCTTTACGAAAAGACTTTGTTGTCCTCGAATATCGACAGCCTGATATTCGGGCATATCGGGGATAACCACCTTCACGTGAATATGCTTCCTAAAGACAGCGATGAGGCCGAAAAGGTCAAGGACATCTATATTTCTTTTGTGAGGAGAGCAATAAGCCTGGGAGGGACCGTTTCGGCCGAGCACGGGATAGGGAAGATCAAGCACAGGTTCCTGAAAGAGATGTATGGCGACAGAGGGATACTGGAAATGACAAGGGTCAAGAAAAGTCTGGACCCGGATCTTATCTTAGGTTTGGGGAATATCTTTCCGAAGGAACTGCTTTAAGCCTTGCCGAGCCTCTTGCGTTTCTTGAGGTTTTCTTTCCTGCGTTTTCTTCTGCGCTTGAGCTCTTTTTGTCTTTCTCTCATATATTACCATTATACATAATGCTTAGGTTATTGTAAAATATGCTTGTCGGGGCGCCCCGATCCGATCGGGGTGCCCGCCATAAAACTTATGCGTGAATATATCGTCCCGAAAGAATACGAACATTTAAGGCTTGATCTTTTTCTCGCGAAAAAGCTCCCGTCGATGAGCAGGTCGTTCGTTCAGAAACTTATAAAAAGCGGTCAGGTGAAGGTCAGGGGGAAGATCGACAGGAAGGCCTCCCGCGAACTTATCCATAACGACACAGTTGAAGTAGATATCCCTCCCATGAAAAGGAATGAATCTGTTCCGGAAGACATCCCTCTGGATATAGTCTATGAGGACGACCAGCTAATCGTGATAAACAAACCTTCCGGGATGGTGGTCCATCCCGCGCACGGCAATAGGACGGGGACCCTTGTTAACGCTTTGCTCCACCACTGCAAAGATCTATCGGGTATAGGTGGCGTAGAACGGCCGGGGATCGTTCACCGACTGGATAAAGACACATCAGGGGTCATGGTCATCGCAAAAACGGATCAAACTCACAGGTATCTTGCGAACCTTTTCAAAAACCGGCAGATCACAAAAAAATATCTCGCGCTGGTACACGGAAATGTTAAAGATGATTCGGGGACTATCATCGCTTCGATAGGCAGAAGCCCGTCCGACAGGAAAAAGATGGCGGTTATCGAGATAAGAAATGAAAAAGACAAGGCATTGAACGCTAATAAACCAAGAAAATGCAAGACAAGGCAGGCGATCACTCATTATCAGGTTCTTAAAAGGAATAAAAGCACTACTTTGCTCGAATTAAAACTTGAGACCGGAAGGACGCACCAGATAAGGGTCCATCTAGCGCACATTCATCATCCGATAGTTGGGGACAAGGTTTATGGTCTTAAGAAGGACAAGGCGGCGGAGATGGCACTTCACAGTTATTATCTAAGCTTTGTGCATCCGGTCACTGGGGAGCTTGTTGAGTTCAAGAGAGAGAAAGAGCTGAAGTAAAAAAACAACCTTGTTCCATCTCCCTGTAACTTCACATGTTCCCATGCTTTTCTAAACAAAACCGAAAATCCCTGAAATTTCGCAAAAGATATGACGATAGATATATAGACGGGAATTAACAAAAAAAAGGAGAAATGAAAAATGGCAATAGGAACGGTCATTGGCAGAATGAGAGTATCGAGTTTAACAGCAGGAAGGATGACATTAACGCCGATAGGAAGAAAGACGCATGTAAACCTTCCCGAAATGGTAAGGGTCGCCGGCGGGAAGTTCTCAATGGGCAGCACAAGATTTACTGATGCCCAGCCCCTAAGGCAGGTCACATTAAGGGATTTTGCGATAGGCAAATATCCTGTGACGAACGGTGAATACCTTGGTTTTCTTCAGGCAATGAATAGAGAAATACCTCAACTTGTAGCTAGCACAAAATTTGCGTTACATCCTGTAGTAGATGTTTCATGGAACAACGCAACCGAATACTGCAAATTTCTAATGGAAACAACGGGCAGGAAGTTTGGTTTGCTTACAGAAGCACAGTGGGAATATGCGGCAGGAGGGACAGGAGGAAGAACATATCCGTGGGGAAATGAATGGGACGCGAGCAAAGCCGTATTCAATACATCTGGAACGCAACCTGTTAGCACGCATCCTGAAGGAGCAAGCTGGTGCGGTGCTATGCACATGTCAGGGAATGTATGGGAATGGGTACAGGATTGGTATGCAAATGGATATGACGCAAAAGCTTTAACGAATCCTACAGGGCCGGACAGTGGTACTTATAAGGTGTTGCGCGGCGGTTCCTGGTATAACAGCGATTCTAATAGGCTGGATGCTGCGTACCGGATCTGCAACTTACCGGAGTTTCAGTACTACAATATCGGTTTCCGCCTCGCCGAGGACTTAAAATAATTAGTCCTTATGCCTTTGTCCCTTTACGCCTTTTCCGGCGTAAAAAAATTTGGGTGTGCAGAATAAATGATTGAATCGGCTAATTCGATCACAAAAACATATGACTTGATCAGATGGCTGATGCCTGTAGTTTCAAAATT from Candidatus Saganbacteria bacterium encodes the following:
- the argJ gene encoding bifunctional glutamate N-acetyltransferase/amino-acid acetyltransferase ArgJ, with protein sequence MKKGKSTKVRINEKFKLIEGGICAPKMFLSAGTACGIKKSNKKDIALIYTPHIASAAAVFTTNKVKAAPILVSQKNIKGGKAHAVIVNSGNANACTGRQGMKDAWEMINQTAAAMKILPSHVLVASTGIIGVPLPTKNISSGIWTVSRMIKRHDPGDAAEAIMTTDTRKKSVAVELVFGKNRRVRIGGIAKGSGMICPDMATMIAVLTTDALIGPKPLQKALKEAVSDSFNMLTVDNDMSTNDCVFILANGQSEKVTTGKKFEQFVSALKYVCCCLAKEIARDGEGATKLITINVTGARSKEDARKTAKSIAGSSLFKCAVFGTDPNFGRILAAAGYSGAGIDPDRIEVDIEGVKLVKNGVPLRFDAQKAVGCLKKDKVIINVDLNQGKYSATAWGCDMTEGYIKINAHYHT
- the argB gene encoding acetylglutamate kinase; this translates as MFEKLIKRAEVVIEALPYLRKFYGKTIVIKYGGNAMLEKELKAKVVQDVILLRYVGMNPVLIHGGGPEISKELKKKKIETKFLEGLRITDEKTMEVVEKVLTRVNSKIVALLNKGGRIARGISGKKGKIIRARKHVFFRNKQKIDIGFVGDVTKIDAKALRQMITKGAIPVISSIGFDGKGRVYNINADSVAAEIAAALGASKLILLTNVMGVLDKNGRLISQINASRTRRLIKKGVISGGMIPKVKCGLFALKKGVEKVHILDGRVPHAILLELFTDFGIGTMVER
- a CDS encoding FAD-binding oxidoreductase, yielding MIIKTDQDTIRPFLEDASGLTGAHTDKVFLAENTGEVSELLKECSSKNITVTVSGGGTGVTGGRLPFEGVVLATDRLNRILDLKPGSIVVQSGVPITEIHKAAGSIGYFYPPDATEWTAFIGGNIATNASGARTFKYGATRKYIKRIKVVLSNGDIIDVERGRLLAKSNILEIRNTKSEIRNKFEIPNYKIPNIKNAAGYYSRKNMDLIDLFIGSEGTLGVIAEAELSLLKKEGFVFACFSFFNRLNDALNFVAEAKKCDALAIEFFDARALDLLRTKYLNMPKAAACVFFEEEITTEKEKDYLERWGNLLEKHNVSLDDVWTSETPEKAQEFKDMRHSVPELVNEIVKKRGFPKLGTDIAVPDRAFAEMFGLYEKTLLSSNIDSLIFGHIGDNHLHVNMLPKDSDEAEKVKDIYISFVRRAISLGGTVSAEHGIGKIKHRFLKEMYGDRGILEMTRVKKSLDPDLILGLGNIFPKELL
- a CDS encoding RluA family pseudouridine synthase — encoded protein: MREYIVPKEYEHLRLDLFLAKKLPSMSRSFVQKLIKSGQVKVRGKIDRKASRELIHNDTVEVDIPPMKRNESVPEDIPLDIVYEDDQLIVINKPSGMVVHPAHGNRTGTLVNALLHHCKDLSGIGGVERPGIVHRLDKDTSGVMVIAKTDQTHRYLANLFKNRQITKKYLALVHGNVKDDSGTIIASIGRSPSDRKKMAVIEIRNEKDKALNANKPRKCKTRQAITHYQVLKRNKSTTLLELKLETGRTHQIRVHLAHIHHPIVGDKVYGLKKDKAAEMALHSYYLSFVHPVTGELVEFKREKELK
- a CDS encoding SUMF1/EgtB/PvdO family nonheme iron enzyme; the protein is MAIGTVIGRMRVSSLTAGRMTLTPIGRKTHVNLPEMVRVAGGKFSMGSTRFTDAQPLRQVTLRDFAIGKYPVTNGEYLGFLQAMNREIPQLVASTKFALHPVVDVSWNNATEYCKFLMETTGRKFGLLTEAQWEYAAGGTGGRTYPWGNEWDASKAVFNTSGTQPVSTHPEGASWCGAMHMSGNVWEWVQDWYANGYDAKALTNPTGPDSGTYKVLRGGSWYNSDSNRLDAAYRICNLPEFQYYNIGFRLAEDLK